A genomic window from Aestuariirhabdus litorea includes:
- a CDS encoding CopD family protein — translation MGVMLALHLLAAVIWVGGMFFAYVVLRPVAATELEPPVRLRLWRGVFQRFFGWVWASVLLLWGTGLGMVLGVFGSFARVGLHVHLMLGLGLLMTLLFLGLYLSPWRALKRAVDGEQWPEAGAALNRIRGLVAFNLSLGVLLVVIASGGRYLL, via the coding sequence ATGGGGGTTATGCTTGCTCTCCACCTGTTGGCTGCAGTGATCTGGGTGGGAGGGATGTTCTTTGCGTATGTGGTGTTGCGCCCGGTGGCGGCCACGGAACTGGAACCGCCGGTAAGGCTGAGACTATGGCGGGGGGTGTTCCAGCGTTTCTTCGGCTGGGTGTGGGCCTCGGTGCTCCTGCTATGGGGTACAGGCCTCGGGATGGTGTTGGGGGTGTTTGGCTCCTTTGCCAGGGTGGGCTTGCATGTTCACCTGATGCTCGGGTTGGGGCTGCTGATGACGCTGCTGTTTTTGGGCCTGTATCTCAGCCCCTGGCGGGCGCTGAAGCGGGCGGTCGATGGTGAGCAGTGGCCTGAAGCGGGTGCGGCCCTGAACCGAATTCGGGGGCTGGTGGCGTTTAATCTGTCGCTGGGGGTGTTGTTGGTGGTGATTGCGTCGGGTGGGCGCTACCTATTGTAG
- a CDS encoding TRAP transporter substrate-binding protein has product MNLFKKSLTALTVCAAVAGATVAQAAPVELKFAHVVAENTPKGQMALKFRDLVAERLAGKVEVKVFPNSQLFGDNKVLEAMLLGDVQMAAPSLSKFQKYTESLQIFDLPFLFKDMAAVERFQNGPTGQAMLSSMKNKGLIGLGFLHNGMKQLSANDPLRTPADASGKKFRIQTSDVLQAQFEAVNAVPLKKPFSEVFTLLQTKAIDGQENTWSNIYSKKFFEVQPYITESNHGVLDYLIVTSTEFWMGLDDDVRAELKKALDEAIAYGNNIAAEKGDSDRQAIIDSGRSEVLALSDAERQQWVEAMKPVWAQFASQIGQENIDAAVAANK; this is encoded by the coding sequence ATGAACCTTTTCAAGAAATCTCTGACCGCATTGACTGTCTGTGCCGCCGTCGCCGGCGCAACCGTGGCCCAGGCCGCGCCCGTTGAGCTGAAGTTCGCTCACGTTGTAGCTGAAAACACCCCCAAGGGACAGATGGCCCTCAAATTCCGCGACCTGGTTGCCGAGCGTCTCGCTGGCAAGGTAGAGGTCAAGGTCTTCCCTAACTCCCAGCTGTTCGGTGATAACAAGGTCCTTGAGGCCATGCTGCTGGGCGATGTACAGATGGCCGCTCCCTCTCTGTCCAAGTTCCAGAAATACACCGAGTCCCTGCAGATTTTTGACCTGCCCTTCCTGTTCAAGGATATGGCTGCTGTTGAGCGCTTCCAGAACGGTCCTACCGGTCAGGCGATGCTGAGCTCCATGAAGAACAAGGGTCTTATCGGCCTTGGCTTCCTGCACAACGGCATGAAGCAGCTGTCTGCTAACGACCCGCTGCGCACCCCCGCCGATGCGTCCGGCAAGAAGTTCCGTATCCAGACTTCTGATGTACTGCAGGCCCAGTTTGAAGCCGTCAATGCGGTACCCCTGAAGAAGCCCTTCTCCGAAGTGTTCACCCTGCTTCAGACCAAAGCCATCGACGGTCAGGAAAACACCTGGTCCAACATCTACTCCAAGAAGTTCTTCGAAGTTCAGCCCTACATCACCGAGTCCAATCACGGTGTACTGGACTACCTGATCGTAACCTCCACCGAGTTCTGGATGGGCCTCGATGACGATGTTCGTGCCGAGCTGAAGAAGGCCCTGGACGAGGCGATCGCTTACGGCAACAACATTGCTGCCGAAAAGGGTGACTCCGACCGTCAGGCGATCATCGACTCCGGCCGTTCCGAAGTACTCGCCCTGTCTGATGCAGAGCGTCAGCAGTGGGTAGAGGCGATGAAGCCGGTATGGGCTCAGTTTGCCAGCCAGATTGGCCAGGAAAATATCGACGCAGCCGTTGCGGCCAACAAGTAA
- a CDS encoding TRAP transporter small permease, with protein sequence MRDIINSLEEGFIRFLLVAMTLLVFFEVVLRFGFNTGIHWAQEVTLLMAAWFVLFGVSYGIKVGAHIGVDAFVKLLPDKPRRYAAILAVLLCLFYCGLFLYGGWVYLAKLKMIGIELEDLPFPKWIATSILFIGFILLAIRFIHLLWNLVTGKADGFKLADEAKESMHLAEELSKEATDSTTHPHKTTAPGEK encoded by the coding sequence ATGAGGGATATCATTAACAGCCTGGAAGAGGGTTTCATCCGCTTTCTTCTGGTTGCAATGACCCTGCTGGTGTTCTTCGAAGTGGTTTTACGCTTTGGCTTCAACACCGGGATACACTGGGCACAGGAGGTTACCCTGCTGATGGCAGCCTGGTTTGTTCTGTTTGGCGTTTCCTACGGCATCAAGGTAGGGGCACACATTGGCGTTGACGCCTTCGTCAAACTGCTACCCGACAAACCCCGGCGTTATGCCGCTATACTGGCGGTGCTGCTATGCCTGTTCTATTGCGGCCTCTTTCTCTATGGCGGTTGGGTATATCTGGCCAAGCTCAAGATGATCGGCATCGAGCTGGAAGACCTCCCCTTCCCCAAGTGGATCGCCACCAGCATTCTGTTTATCGGTTTTATCCTGCTAGCGATTCGGTTTATTCACCTGCTATGGAATCTGGTTACCGGCAAGGCCGATGGATTCAAGCTGGCCGATGAAGCCAAGGAGAGCATGCATCTGGCCGAAGAGCTTTCCAAGGAGGCCACCGACTCCACTACCCATCCCCATAAAACGACTGCGCCGGGAGAGAAGTAG
- a CDS encoding TRAP transporter large permease: MTTAALFIMLFAFMLLGMPIAIALGLSSVATILMFSNDSLASISLKLFEATSEHYTLLAIPFFILSSAFLSTGGVAKRLIDFAIDSVGHIRGGLAMASVLACMLFAAVSGSSPATVAAIGTIVIAGMVRAGYPESFAAGVIANAGTLGILIPPSIVMLVYAAATEVSAARMFMAGLIPGLMMGGILMIAIYIIARIKGLPSQPFPGFRKLMKSGAIAMGGLMLIVIVLGSIYGGIASPTEAAAVAALYAYLVAVIGYRDMGPLKKTEWRNQGENLISAGVRNSVAMLIALPRSVFDKEVNKVVMDAAKVSLMLLFIIANAMLFAHVLTTERIPHSIAETIVQWGLPAWGFLIVVNLLLLMAGNFMEPSAILLIMAPILFPIAMKLGIDPIHLGIIMVVNMEIGMLTPPVGLNLFVTAGITGRSMGWVIKACLPWLSLLLMFLILITYIPEISLFLPEYIDKLKGY; this comes from the coding sequence ATGACTACAGCCGCCCTTTTTATCATGCTCTTCGCGTTTATGCTGTTGGGCATGCCGATTGCCATCGCTCTGGGCCTCTCCAGCGTGGCAACAATACTGATGTTTTCTAATGATTCGCTGGCCTCCATTTCGCTGAAGCTGTTCGAGGCGACCTCCGAACACTACACGCTGCTGGCGATTCCGTTTTTTATCCTCTCCTCCGCGTTTCTCTCAACCGGTGGTGTAGCCAAGCGCCTGATCGACTTTGCCATCGATTCGGTGGGTCACATTCGCGGTGGCCTGGCGATGGCTTCGGTGCTGGCCTGTATGCTGTTCGCGGCGGTATCGGGCTCCTCGCCCGCCACCGTGGCGGCGATCGGTACCATCGTCATCGCGGGCATGGTGCGCGCCGGTTATCCGGAGTCCTTTGCGGCCGGTGTCATCGCCAATGCGGGCACCCTGGGTATTTTGATTCCCCCCTCCATTGTGATGCTGGTCTACGCGGCCGCCACCGAGGTATCAGCCGCCCGGATGTTTATGGCCGGTCTGATTCCGGGCCTGATGATGGGCGGTATCCTGATGATCGCGATCTACATCATTGCACGCATCAAGGGGCTCCCATCACAACCCTTCCCCGGCTTTCGCAAGCTGATGAAATCCGGCGCCATTGCCATGGGCGGGCTGATGCTGATCGTGATCGTGCTGGGCTCCATTTACGGCGGTATCGCCAGCCCAACCGAAGCGGCTGCCGTCGCAGCGCTCTACGCTTACCTGGTTGCAGTGATTGGCTATCGCGATATGGGACCGCTGAAAAAGACCGAGTGGAGAAATCAGGGGGAGAACCTGATTTCTGCCGGAGTACGCAACAGCGTCGCCATGCTGATTGCCCTGCCGCGGTCGGTGTTTGATAAAGAGGTCAACAAGGTGGTGATGGACGCCGCCAAAGTCAGCCTGATGCTGCTCTTTATCATCGCAAACGCCATGCTCTTTGCCCACGTACTGACCACCGAACGCATTCCCCACAGCATCGCGGAAACCATCGTTCAATGGGGGCTTCCAGCCTGGGGCTTCCTGATCGTCGTTAACCTGCTGTTACTGATGGCCGGTAACTTTATGGAGCCTTCGGCCATCCTGCTGATCATGGCACCCATCCTGTTCCCCATCGCCATGAAGCTGGGTATCGATCCGATCCATTTGGGGATCATCATGGTGGTCAACATGGAGATCGGTATGCTGACACCACCGGTCGGACTCAACCTGTTTGTAACAGCGGGGATTACCGGACGCAGCATGGGCTGGGTCATCAAGGCCTGCCTGCCCTGGCTGAGCCTGCTACTGATGTTCCTGATCCTGATCACCTATATCCCGGAGATCTCGCTCTTCCTGCCGGAGTATATCGATAAGCTCAAAGGCTACTGA
- a CDS encoding bifunctional acetate--CoA ligase family protein/GNAT family N-acetyltransferase yields MSQKNIAQLLRPKSVAVIGASNNPKRAGYIIMRNLLQGGFSGPIMPVSPKYEAVGGVLAYPSIDTLPTIPDLAILCTSARRVPEIIEQLGIKGTRSAIVLAAGLSNRMNVEGQTIKEAMLESARRHKVRILGPNSLGMIIPAIGLNASFSHTPALPGKIALISQSAAICTTILDWAKPKGIGFSNFISLGDASDVDFGELIDYLCRDTHTRAILLCIDSIQNRRTFMSAARAASRNKPVLVFKAGRTLEGAIATHLHTGGISGSDAVYDAAIRRSGMLRVKDLHELFAAVETLAHDKPLKGEKLAIITNGGGPAVMAIDTLIERQGRLAELSDELKQKLQQLMPPGWVPGNPIDLLGDAPPKRYGDILKLLLESKEADAILVMHAPAAAAPATDFANTVIETLSTCKPRQCPNIFTNWTGEETVQEARRLFAKADIPTFRTPAGAVGAFMHMVEYRRNQKLLLETPESVPENVITDTEAAHATIATALEQQNMQLETYEAGPILSAYGIQSIPTLIAEDPQQAASLAKQLQFPVALKLLCDEIRYKSEVGGVVLNLNSTSEVLTSAEAMLSRVASAYPAARVDGLVLQPMAQRAGAQEIRIAVQTDPVFGPVILLGEGGSDWDVTRDAAVALPPLNMALARYLVIQALADNKLKDRRFPEGLDRHSLGILLTQVSHLITDCPEIVEIDLNPALVTGSEIVVLDATIKLQPTPENPALRMAIRPYPKSLEEVRTLRDGSSVLLRPIRPEDEPSHKAFDLSLTREDRYKRFFGEVGEMTHEDMAHLTQIDYDREMAFIATRKQSGVDTTLGVVRVHVDPDNTEAEFAVILRPDTQGQGLGRMLMEKVINYCRQQQIDEIMGYTMPENRGMIELSRKLGFKVKFMLEDGMVEMRMPLKETSAD; encoded by the coding sequence ATGAGCCAGAAGAATATTGCACAACTACTTCGCCCGAAATCGGTGGCGGTAATTGGAGCCTCCAACAACCCCAAACGTGCGGGTTACATCATTATGCGTAACCTGCTGCAGGGTGGATTTTCCGGCCCCATCATGCCCGTTTCACCCAAATATGAAGCGGTCGGTGGCGTGCTGGCTTACCCCTCCATCGACACCCTGCCCACCATCCCCGACCTGGCCATTCTCTGCACCAGCGCACGCCGGGTTCCGGAGATCATCGAGCAGTTGGGCATCAAGGGGACCCGCAGCGCCATCGTGCTCGCCGCCGGCCTCTCTAACCGCATGAACGTGGAGGGGCAAACCATCAAGGAGGCGATGCTGGAGTCGGCCCGCCGCCACAAGGTTCGCATTCTGGGCCCCAACAGCCTGGGTATGATCATTCCGGCTATCGGCCTCAACGCCAGTTTTTCCCACACCCCGGCACTGCCGGGCAAGATCGCGCTGATCTCCCAGTCTGCCGCCATCTGCACCACCATTCTCGACTGGGCCAAACCCAAGGGGATCGGGTTCTCCAACTTTATCTCCCTCGGGGATGCCAGCGATGTCGACTTCGGCGAGTTGATCGACTACCTGTGCCGCGACACCCATACCCGGGCGATTCTGCTGTGCATCGACTCCATCCAGAATCGACGCACCTTTATGTCGGCGGCCCGCGCGGCCTCCCGCAACAAACCGGTGCTGGTGTTCAAGGCCGGGCGAACCCTCGAGGGCGCGATCGCGACTCACCTGCACACCGGCGGTATCTCCGGCTCCGACGCGGTCTACGACGCGGCAATCCGCCGCTCCGGTATGCTCCGGGTGAAAGACCTGCACGAGCTGTTTGCTGCGGTGGAAACCCTGGCCCACGACAAACCCCTGAAGGGGGAGAAGCTGGCGATTATTACCAACGGGGGCGGCCCGGCGGTGATGGCCATCGATACCCTGATTGAGCGTCAGGGCCGACTGGCCGAACTGAGCGATGAACTCAAGCAGAAGCTGCAACAATTGATGCCACCGGGCTGGGTACCCGGTAACCCGATCGACCTGCTGGGTGACGCACCGCCCAAACGCTACGGCGACATCCTCAAACTGCTCCTGGAATCCAAAGAGGCCGACGCAATCCTGGTGATGCATGCCCCGGCCGCCGCCGCGCCGGCGACCGACTTTGCCAACACCGTGATCGAGACCCTGAGCACCTGCAAACCCCGCCAGTGCCCCAACATCTTCACCAACTGGACCGGAGAGGAGACGGTGCAGGAGGCCCGGCGCCTGTTTGCCAAAGCCGACATCCCCACCTTCCGAACCCCGGCCGGCGCGGTGGGTGCCTTTATGCATATGGTGGAGTATCGCCGCAACCAGAAACTGCTGCTGGAGACCCCGGAGTCGGTGCCGGAAAACGTCATCACCGACACCGAGGCCGCCCACGCCACCATTGCCACGGCGCTCGAACAACAGAATATGCAACTGGAAACCTACGAGGCGGGACCAATACTGTCCGCCTACGGTATCCAGAGCATTCCAACCCTGATCGCAGAGGACCCGCAACAGGCGGCCAGCCTGGCCAAGCAACTCCAGTTCCCCGTCGCTCTTAAGCTATTGTGCGACGAGATCCGTTACAAATCGGAAGTCGGCGGGGTAGTGCTTAATCTCAACAGCACATCGGAGGTCCTGACTTCTGCCGAGGCAATGCTCAGCCGGGTAGCGAGCGCTTACCCCGCCGCCCGGGTCGACGGCCTGGTGCTGCAGCCGATGGCACAGCGAGCCGGAGCCCAGGAGATCCGCATCGCAGTACAGACCGACCCGGTATTCGGCCCTGTCATCCTGCTGGGAGAGGGGGGCTCGGACTGGGACGTTACCCGAGATGCTGCGGTCGCCCTCCCCCCTCTTAATATGGCACTGGCCCGCTACCTGGTGATCCAGGCGCTGGCGGACAACAAGCTCAAGGACCGCCGATTCCCCGAGGGGCTTGATCGCCACAGCCTCGGTATCCTGCTGACCCAGGTCTCTCACCTGATCACCGATTGCCCGGAGATCGTGGAGATCGACCTCAACCCGGCGCTGGTGACCGGCAGCGAGATCGTGGTGCTCGATGCCACCATCAAGCTGCAGCCCACCCCGGAGAATCCGGCACTGCGCATGGCGATCCGTCCCTACCCCAAGTCACTGGAGGAGGTGCGGACACTGCGCGATGGCAGCAGCGTGCTGCTGCGCCCCATTCGCCCCGAAGATGAACCCAGCCATAAGGCCTTTGACCTCAGCCTGACCCGGGAGGACCGCTACAAGCGCTTCTTCGGCGAGGTGGGTGAGATGACCCACGAGGATATGGCGCACCTCACCCAGATCGACTACGACCGGGAGATGGCTTTTATCGCGACCCGCAAGCAGTCCGGCGTCGATACCACCCTGGGGGTGGTACGGGTGCATGTCGACCCGGACAATACCGAGGCGGAGTTTGCTGTCATTCT